A section of the Amycolatopsis sp. AA4 genome encodes:
- a CDS encoding ABC transporter substrate-binding protein, whose product MKTRRAAIAASLALTSLLAAACGSGADSGSGDGGPVTLTFQSLSDQPAAIAATNKIVGAWNQAHPDTQVKVVQAGWDSAYDKLITQFNAGTAPDIVHYEAAGIGPFAADGYLADLSPYLSDQKRADIPKGVLDSVTVDGKVVAYPTELQSYVVFANKKLLEQSGAQLPTGDTMTWDQLRQLAKTATKDGKYGLGWGLSSPTATFVAMAPGFGGKYFEGTGDQAQITVGQGEMALPQLVHDMNATDHSILPVTLTQSGGKALAPFYAGQVAMTVQGSYQAANIEKEAPKDLDWIALPPIAGPAGPAQAANPQTLSVNKDSKHVEQAAKFLDFFTSTENLAALNEADTLIPASNSAREALDKKLSAKKGWSTILASGKYLTSAPYLFAGKYAQWKDTVATPAYQRFLANQIDANTLAQQLKDGWKSVGK is encoded by the coding sequence ATGAAGACACGACGCGCGGCAATCGCCGCCAGCCTCGCCCTCACCAGCCTGCTCGCCGCGGCGTGCGGCAGCGGCGCGGACAGCGGCAGCGGGGACGGCGGACCGGTCACCCTGACGTTCCAGTCCCTTTCGGACCAGCCCGCCGCGATCGCCGCCACGAACAAGATCGTCGGCGCGTGGAACCAGGCGCATCCCGACACCCAGGTGAAGGTCGTCCAGGCGGGCTGGGACAGCGCCTACGACAAGCTCATCACCCAGTTCAACGCGGGCACCGCGCCGGACATCGTGCACTACGAGGCCGCCGGGATCGGCCCGTTCGCGGCCGACGGCTACCTCGCCGACCTCTCCCCCTACCTGTCCGACCAGAAGCGCGCGGACATCCCGAAGGGCGTGCTCGACTCGGTGACGGTCGACGGAAAGGTCGTCGCCTACCCGACCGAGCTGCAGTCCTATGTGGTCTTCGCGAACAAGAAGCTGCTGGAGCAGTCCGGCGCGCAGCTCCCGACCGGCGACACGATGACCTGGGACCAGCTGCGCCAGCTGGCCAAGACCGCGACGAAGGACGGCAAGTACGGACTCGGCTGGGGCCTGTCGAGCCCGACCGCGACGTTCGTGGCGATGGCCCCGGGCTTCGGCGGCAAGTACTTCGAGGGCACCGGCGACCAGGCGCAGATCACCGTCGGCCAGGGCGAAATGGCGCTGCCGCAGCTGGTGCACGACATGAACGCGACCGACCACTCGATCCTGCCGGTGACGCTGACCCAGTCCGGCGGCAAGGCGCTCGCCCCGTTCTACGCGGGCCAGGTCGCGATGACCGTCCAGGGCTCGTACCAGGCGGCGAACATCGAGAAGGAAGCGCCGAAGGACCTCGACTGGATCGCGCTGCCGCCGATCGCCGGCCCGGCCGGACCGGCGCAGGCGGCGAACCCGCAGACGCTGTCGGTCAACAAGGACTCCAAGCACGTCGAGCAGGCCGCGAAGTTCCTGGACTTCTTCACCAGCACCGAGAACCTCGCCGCGCTCAACGAGGCGGACACGCTGATCCCGGCGAGCAACTCCGCTCGCGAAGCGCTGGACAAGAAGCTCAGCGCGAAGAAGGGCTGGAGCACCATCCTGGCCTCGGGCAAGTACCTGACCTCGGCGCCGTACCTGTTCGCCGGCAAGTACGCGCAGTGGAAGGACACCGTGGCGACGCCCGCCTACCAGCGCTTCCTGGCGAACCAGATCGACGCGAACACGCTGGCGCAGCAGCTGAAGGACGGCTGGAAGAGCGTCGGCAAGTGA
- a CDS encoding ADP-ribosylglycohydrolase family protein — protein sequence MTWLEDRAVAVITGAAVGDALGGATEGWTPEQIEERHGGRVTGIVGPWYPNWRDARPIAPYHKGDGHITDDTLMTRAIVEVYAKRRAHLDAYAMAEDLVPLMIGEPRWVPELESTALLLQRVFLAEKWIVAKLHYGHVDPREAGVGNIVNCGAAMYIPPVGVVNPGDPHAAYAEAIDLTAPHQSSYGREAAGVLAAMVAASVAPGASIGDVVQAALSVAHDGTLAALQAVVEAFQRWHAAPKTDDEERALARKIREVVAPFDSVGPEYRQMSMDARRPSRTKAIEELPAALGFVLGHQGDYRGAVLASVNYGRDADSIASMAGALCAGLGGAASVPDEWIDPIGEASKTDLRETGRLLASAATDIVKADRARAQARLAALDALAAA from the coding sequence GTGACCTGGCTGGAGGACCGCGCGGTGGCAGTGATCACCGGCGCGGCAGTGGGGGACGCGCTCGGCGGCGCGACCGAAGGGTGGACGCCCGAGCAGATCGAGGAGCGCCACGGCGGCCGGGTGACCGGGATCGTCGGCCCGTGGTACCCGAACTGGCGCGACGCGCGCCCGATCGCGCCGTACCACAAGGGCGACGGGCACATCACCGACGACACCTTGATGACCCGCGCGATCGTGGAGGTGTACGCGAAACGCCGCGCGCACCTCGACGCGTACGCGATGGCCGAGGACCTGGTCCCGCTGATGATCGGCGAACCGCGCTGGGTGCCGGAGCTGGAGTCGACGGCGCTGCTGCTGCAGCGGGTGTTCCTCGCCGAGAAGTGGATCGTCGCGAAGCTGCACTACGGGCACGTCGACCCGCGCGAGGCGGGCGTCGGCAACATCGTGAACTGCGGCGCGGCGATGTACATCCCGCCGGTCGGCGTGGTGAACCCGGGCGATCCGCACGCCGCGTACGCCGAGGCGATCGACCTGACCGCGCCGCACCAGTCGAGCTACGGCCGGGAGGCCGCCGGGGTGCTGGCCGCGATGGTCGCCGCTTCGGTCGCGCCGGGCGCCTCGATCGGCGACGTCGTGCAGGCGGCGCTGTCGGTGGCGCACGACGGGACTTTGGCGGCGCTGCAGGCGGTGGTCGAAGCCTTCCAGAGGTGGCACGCCGCGCCCAAGACGGACGACGAGGAGCGTGCGCTCGCGCGGAAAATCCGCGAAGTGGTCGCTCCGTTCGATTCGGTCGGGCCGGAGTACCGGCAGATGTCGATGGACGCGCGGCGGCCGTCGCGGACCAAGGCGATCGAGGAATTGCCTGCCGCGCTGGGATTCGTGCTGGGCCACCAGGGCGACTACCGCGGCGCGGTGCTGGCCTCGGTGAACTACGGCCGGGACGCGGATTCGATCGCGTCGATGGCGGGCGCGCTCTGCGCCGGGCTCGGCGGGGCGGCCTCGGTGCCGGACGAATGGATCGATCCGATCGGCGAGGCCAGCAAGACGGATCTGCGCGAGACCGGGCGGCTGCTCGCGTCGGCCGCGACGGACATCGTCAAGGCCGACCGCGCGCGGGCCCAGGCGCGGCTCGCCGCCCTCGACGCGCTGGCCGCGGCATGA
- a CDS encoding carbohydrate ABC transporter permease — translation MTTAIEPRRAAPAPPPRPKKTTQARTRRREAIALVMPSLIPILVLSVAPLVIGIVLAFTDTRLVRHPDFGFAGIDNFVRLGGNSLFWDSLRIGLIWTVGVTVLQLAAAMGLALLLNSGLKLQGLTRVLALIPWAMPPVVVAIMWQMIYSANGGPLNALLGSIGLPDGINWLGDFNTALPAVIVVGVWVGMPQTTVTLLAGLQQIPAELHEAAAVDGAGAWRRFTAVTWPSMRPIVSSITSLNFIWNFNSFSLVYVLTAGGPGGKTMVPVLFVYLEAFKNREIGYAAAMGLVLVVVVVALLAIYLRSQFRGDRPERGR, via the coding sequence ATGACCACCGCGATCGAGCCGCGGCGAGCGGCCCCCGCTCCCCCGCCGCGCCCGAAGAAGACCACCCAGGCGCGCACGCGGCGCCGCGAGGCGATCGCGCTGGTCATGCCTTCGCTGATCCCGATCCTCGTGCTGTCGGTGGCCCCGCTCGTGATCGGCATCGTGCTCGCCTTCACCGACACGCGGCTGGTCCGGCATCCGGACTTCGGCTTCGCCGGGATCGACAACTTCGTCCGCCTCGGCGGCAACTCGCTGTTCTGGGATTCGCTGCGGATCGGCCTGATCTGGACGGTCGGCGTGACCGTCCTGCAGCTGGCCGCCGCGATGGGGCTCGCGCTGCTGCTGAACTCCGGCCTCAAACTGCAGGGCCTCACGCGGGTGCTCGCGCTGATTCCGTGGGCGATGCCACCGGTGGTCGTCGCGATCATGTGGCAAATGATTTATTCAGCCAACGGCGGACCGCTGAACGCACTCCTCGGCAGCATCGGCTTGCCGGACGGAATCAACTGGCTCGGCGATTTCAATACCGCGTTGCCCGCGGTGATCGTGGTCGGCGTCTGGGTCGGCATGCCGCAGACCACTGTCACGCTTCTCGCTGGCCTGCAACAGATCCCGGCCGAACTGCACGAAGCGGCCGCCGTGGACGGAGCCGGGGCGTGGCGGCGCTTCACCGCGGTAACCTGGCCGAGCATGCGCCCGATCGTAAGTTCCATCACCTCCCTGAACTTCATTTGGAATTTCAATTCCTTCTCGCTCGTTTACGTGCTCACCGCGGGCGGACCGGGCGGCAAAACCATGGTTCCCGTTTTGTTCGTCTACCTCGAAGCGTTCAAGAACCGCGAAATCGGCTACGCCGCCGCGATGGGGCTGGTCCTCGTCGTCGTGGTCGTCGCGCTGCTCGCGATCTACCTGCGGTCGCAGTTCCGCGGCGACCGCCCGGAAAGGGGGCGGTGA
- a CDS encoding carbohydrate ABC transporter permease has translation MRWSVRPAQYLALVLYLLFLGFPLLWLISASVKSSAELNSLSVNLIPSEWHWDNYGEALSRQGLLHSAFNSLLVALASTVLAILISVPAAYVLARLKGKLRIAGVTWILVSQVFPVVLVILPLFLVLRTLGLADSLVGLTLVHTTYILPFALWMLQGYVAAIPVDLEEAGAMDGANRFTVLRTIVFPLLAPGVVATAMFSFVSSWNEFFFALVLLQSPENYTLPITLTMFIGGEGKVALGPLAAGAVLAAIPSIAFFSLLRKKLTGGLMAGAVKG, from the coding sequence ATGCGCTGGTCCGTGCGCCCCGCGCAGTACCTGGCTCTCGTGCTGTACCTGCTCTTCCTCGGTTTCCCGCTGCTGTGGCTGATTTCCGCGTCGGTGAAGTCGTCCGCGGAGCTGAACTCGCTGTCGGTCAACCTGATCCCGAGCGAATGGCATTGGGACAACTACGGCGAGGCGCTCTCCCGCCAGGGCCTGCTGCATTCGGCGTTCAACAGCCTGCTGGTCGCGCTGGCCAGCACCGTGCTGGCGATCCTGATCTCGGTGCCCGCGGCCTACGTGCTGGCCCGGCTCAAGGGAAAGCTGCGGATCGCGGGCGTCACCTGGATCCTGGTCAGCCAGGTGTTCCCGGTGGTGCTGGTGATCCTGCCGCTGTTCCTCGTGCTGCGGACGCTCGGCCTCGCCGACAGCCTCGTCGGGCTGACGCTCGTGCACACCACCTACATCCTCCCGTTCGCGCTGTGGATGCTGCAGGGCTACGTCGCGGCGATCCCGGTGGACCTCGAGGAGGCCGGGGCGATGGACGGCGCGAACCGGTTCACCGTGCTGCGCACCATCGTGTTCCCGCTGCTGGCCCCTGGCGTGGTCGCGACCGCGATGTTCAGCTTCGTGTCGTCGTGGAACGAGTTCTTCTTCGCGCTGGTGCTGCTGCAGTCGCCGGAGAACTACACGCTGCCGATCACGCTGACCATGTTCATCGGCGGCGAGGGCAAGGTCGCCCTCGGCCCGCTGGCCGCGGGCGCGGTGCTCGCGGCGATCCCGAGCATCGCCTTCTTCAGCCTCCTGCGGAAGAAACTCACCGGCGGCCTCATGGCCGGGGCGGTGAAGGGATGA